One Mus musculus strain C57BL/6J chromosome Y, GRCm38.p6 C57BL/6J DNA segment encodes these proteins:
- the Gm20822 gene encoding uncharacterized protein LOC100040022 produces MTSLKKKSRRKPSSHALGNIVGCRISHGWKEGNEPVTHWKAIILGQLTTNPSLYLVKYEGIDSVYGQEVHSDERILNLKVLPHKVVFLQVRDVHLASALVGREVQHKFDGKDGSEDNWSGMVLAQVPFLQDFFFYISYKKDPVLYHYQLLDDYKVGNLHIIPETFLAEARSGDDNDFLIGTCVQYTRDDGCKKFGKVVYKALANPTVYFIKFLGDLHIYVYTLVSNIT; encoded by the coding sequence atgacatcactcaagaagaagagtaggaggaagccttcttcacacgccctggggaatattgttggctgcagaatttctcacgggtggaaggaaggtaatgagcctgtcacccattggaaggccatcattctaggtcaactgacaacaaacccttctctttatttggtgaagtatgaaggaattgacagtgtctacggacaggaggtccacagcgatgagaggattttaaatcttaaggtcttgcctcacaaagtagtttttcttcaggtgagggatgtccaccttgccagcgccctggttggcagagaggtacaacacaaatttgacgggaaagatggctctgaggacaactggagtggaatggtgctagcccaggtgccattcttacaggatttttttttttacatttcctacaagaaggatccggtcctctaccactatcagctcctggatgactacaaggtaggtaacctccacatcattccagagacctttctggctgaggcgagatcaggtgatgacaatgacttcttaataggtacctgtgtgcagtacaccagagatgatggatgcaaaaagttcggaaaggttgtttacaaagctctagcaaatcctactgtgtactttatcaaatttcttggtgacctccatatctatgtctatactctggtgtcaaatatcacataa